The following coding sequences are from one Streptomyces sp. NBC_01485 window:
- a CDS encoding transcriptional regulator produces the protein MQPNTLLDAILDEAGVSHAGLAAHVNQAGRTRGLALRYEHTAVARWLKGQRPRGQVPDLICEVLATRLRRPVTLDDIGLGVPGEPSTPHATSLSGFVERATALWRCDEQQRPHILGAPAVTGTPAVMPVWEWENPPEDVDVSRGGRHRVTSADIEMLRAARTHYEQMYRKAGGIATRGRIVGFLNAEAAPLLRGSYTDLTGRQLHRATGGLVAVAGICAYDSDAHGLAQRYFHQALRLAKASGDRGLGAYVIALLVNQSLFMREYRQAVAFAEAALRAAGRHITPALASDLYAMQAKAYAHLGDGTSALSCIRRAETAAEHIRRGHEPDETGYVQPGLVNVQVAEALLSLGDLAAAAEHATAAVDNPAHDRGRVHRLAMLSTIELRQGNTDKAVVTAVRMAEQARGMESQRLRDRLRAVREHLVRSRCAGTAEAAELIDGALRVPL, from the coding sequence CTGCAGCCCAACACTCTGCTCGACGCGATCCTGGACGAGGCGGGCGTCTCGCACGCGGGCCTCGCCGCCCACGTCAACCAGGCCGGACGGACGCGCGGACTCGCCCTGCGCTACGAGCACACGGCGGTGGCCCGGTGGCTCAAGGGCCAGCGGCCGCGCGGCCAGGTGCCCGACCTGATCTGCGAGGTGCTCGCCACGCGCCTGCGCCGGCCGGTCACCCTCGACGACATCGGCCTCGGCGTGCCGGGCGAACCGTCCACCCCGCACGCCACCTCGCTCTCCGGGTTCGTCGAGCGGGCCACCGCGCTGTGGCGCTGCGACGAGCAGCAGCGCCCGCACATCCTGGGCGCGCCCGCCGTCACCGGCACGCCCGCCGTGATGCCGGTGTGGGAGTGGGAGAACCCGCCGGAGGACGTGGACGTCTCGCGCGGCGGCCGGCACCGCGTCACCTCCGCCGACATCGAGATGCTGCGCGCCGCCCGCACCCACTACGAGCAGATGTACCGCAAGGCCGGCGGCATCGCGACCCGCGGCCGGATCGTCGGCTTCCTGAACGCCGAGGCCGCCCCGTTGCTGCGGGGCAGTTACACCGACTTGACGGGTCGTCAACTGCACCGCGCCACCGGCGGGTTGGTCGCGGTCGCCGGGATCTGCGCGTACGACTCCGACGCCCACGGCCTCGCCCAGCGCTACTTCCACCAGGCGCTGCGGCTGGCAAAGGCCAGTGGAGACCGGGGACTTGGGGCGTACGTCATCGCCCTCCTCGTCAACCAGTCGCTGTTCATGCGGGAGTACCGGCAGGCCGTCGCCTTCGCGGAGGCCGCGCTGCGGGCGGCGGGCCGGCACATCACGCCCGCGCTCGCCTCCGACCTGTACGCGATGCAGGCCAAGGCGTACGCCCACCTCGGCGACGGCACGAGCGCCCTGTCGTGCATCCGCCGCGCCGAGACGGCCGCCGAACACATCCGGCGCGGACACGAGCCCGACGAGACCGGCTATGTCCAGCCGGGTCTGGTCAACGTCCAGGTGGCGGAGGCGCTGCTCAGCCTCGGCGATCTCGCGGCCGCCGCCGAGCATGCGACGGCCGCCGTCGACAACCCGGCGCACGACCGGGGACGGGTACACCGGCTCGCCATGCTCAGCACGATCGAACTGCGTCAGGGCAACACCGACAAGGCGGTGGTCACCGCGGTGCGGATGGCCGAGCAGGCGCGGGGAATGGAGTCCCAGCGGCTGCGCGACAGACTCCGGGCGGTGCGCGAGCACCTCGTGCGCAGCCGCTGCGCGGGCACGGCCGAGGCCGCCGAACTCATCGACGGGGCACTGCGCGTACCGCTGTAG
- a CDS encoding eCIS core domain-containing protein, translating to MSWLPRRWRRETRETRDTRPDVGLLPGDAHWRRLPPLVPTVRRPPLTAAVSMGVTAADRTRPLIHAPGRTRPTARQDNGNTGNAGVSGNLVPAHPGAAHGVERVAGRVTGLVAVRAEAQAEQETVAPPSARGRRRAPVSDRVPVPQPPPAAPRRTPRVLASAGHRPSLVEAIDEYVGDPMPDETSNASAAPAPDDAPNASSDWLRMLESYRPPWATEAGAASSPPQGPAPQMPEGGASWSSEATLPPPRPSREPRTGVPKAAARRASLAESRRLGLGNPLRHPASPDARTAVDSPADSLDAPGPEVQDGQSGRTGAAEADSSPASGVVADAGRSPRLADAGPSPRPGLDVPPDTRRSTAGPEAPVLGLAAPVDKPVRPFHGTSSRTRPTRERTSPAPTEPEPEPQPESHTQTPAVDEDVRPAAPLPVRPVYRFVPGERPTPPVAEVSRPTGAAPKPTTPTSTATSTGRPLVRPRARRRPDGDRPGPEPQPPAPFPPPVRTAPGELADAVRRAHGVDVSDVLIHRGPEVAAEARSLGARAFTRNGEVFLPADEGPLDRPAARGLIAHELTHAAQQRALGSALPSEESDAGSALEAAAVATERWVRGLGAEPAEAGAVPAASWAAPWTAAPASGVQRQPGDVTTMAEPTAVGPTAVGPTQPPTAMAAPGDGTPSGSQAYHAPAPEVPASHAPASEVPASRTPAPFDAELLSVRDRLIELSGRRPLDLDDPGDIEEVAVQVYEKIHRRLRRELLVDRERAGRLGEAGSFGWAR from the coding sequence ATGAGTTGGCTGCCTCGACGGTGGCGCCGCGAGACCCGCGAGACCCGCGATACGCGGCCCGACGTCGGTCTGCTGCCCGGTGACGCGCACTGGCGGCGGCTGCCACCCCTCGTCCCGACTGTTCGACGGCCGCCGCTGACCGCGGCCGTCTCGATGGGCGTGACCGCGGCTGACCGGACCCGGCCGCTGATCCACGCGCCGGGTCGCACCCGCCCGACAGCCCGTCAGGATAACGGCAATACGGGCAATGCGGGCGTCTCGGGGAACCTGGTGCCCGCTCACCCGGGCGCCGCTCATGGCGTGGAGCGGGTCGCCGGACGCGTGACGGGACTGGTCGCCGTCCGAGCCGAAGCGCAAGCCGAGCAGGAGACGGTCGCGCCGCCCTCGGCACGTGGCCGGCGGCGGGCGCCCGTATCGGACCGCGTCCCGGTCCCGCAGCCGCCGCCTGCCGCGCCGCGGCGCACTCCGCGCGTGCTCGCGTCCGCCGGGCACCGGCCGAGCCTGGTCGAGGCCATCGACGAGTACGTGGGCGATCCGATGCCCGACGAGACGTCCAACGCCTCCGCAGCTCCTGCCCCCGACGACGCGCCCAACGCCTCGTCGGACTGGCTGCGCATGCTCGAGTCCTACCGTCCGCCGTGGGCGACCGAGGCAGGAGCCGCCTCGTCTCCGCCGCAGGGTCCCGCGCCACAGATGCCCGAAGGCGGCGCCTCGTGGTCGAGCGAGGCGACGCTCCCACCGCCCCGGCCGTCGCGGGAGCCGCGTACGGGGGTGCCGAAAGCGGCGGCGCGCCGCGCCTCCCTCGCCGAGAGCCGACGACTCGGCCTCGGCAACCCGCTTCGTCATCCGGCTTCCCCGGACGCGCGGACGGCGGTGGATTCACCTGCCGACTCTCTCGACGCGCCCGGGCCCGAAGTCCAGGACGGGCAGTCGGGGCGCACCGGTGCTGCGGAGGCCGACTCGTCGCCCGCGTCGGGCGTCGTCGCGGACGCCGGCCGGTCGCCACGCCTCGCGGACGCCGGTCCGTCGCCACGCCCCGGGCTGGACGTCCCCCCGGATACGAGGCGGAGTACCGCCGGTCCCGAGGCACCTGTGCTTGGACTCGCGGCCCCGGTCGACAAGCCGGTGCGGCCTTTCCACGGCACATCGTCCCGCACCCGGCCGACGCGCGAGCGTACGTCGCCGGCACCGACGGAACCGGAACCGGAGCCGCAACCGGAATCGCACACGCAGACCCCTGCCGTCGACGAGGACGTGCGCCCGGCGGCGCCGCTTCCGGTCCGTCCCGTCTACCGTTTCGTTCCCGGCGAGCGGCCGACTCCGCCCGTCGCCGAGGTATCCCGTCCGACCGGCGCCGCACCGAAGCCGACCACGCCCACTTCCACGGCCACTTCCACGGGCAGACCTCTGGTACGTCCGCGTGCGCGGCGTCGGCCGGACGGCGACCGCCCCGGGCCTGAGCCGCAACCGCCCGCTCCCTTCCCGCCGCCGGTCCGGACGGCCCCGGGCGAACTCGCCGACGCCGTGCGGCGGGCTCACGGCGTGGACGTCTCCGATGTGCTGATCCACCGCGGTCCCGAGGTGGCGGCCGAGGCACGGTCGCTCGGCGCACGCGCCTTCACCCGCAACGGCGAGGTGTTCCTGCCCGCGGACGAGGGGCCGCTCGACCGACCGGCCGCGCGCGGCCTGATCGCGCACGAACTCACCCACGCCGCCCAGCAGCGCGCCCTCGGCTCCGCCCTTCCTTCCGAGGAATCCGACGCCGGCAGCGCTCTGGAGGCCGCGGCCGTGGCGACCGAGCGGTGGGTACGCGGCCTGGGCGCGGAACCTGCGGAAGCCGGCGCGGTGCCTGCGGCATCGTGGGCCGCGCCGTGGACCGCGGCGCCCGCGAGCGGGGTGCAGCGGCAGCCCGGCGACGTGACGACCATGGCCGAGCCCACCGCCGTCGGGCCCACCGCGGTCGGGCCCACGCAGCCGCCGACGGCGATGGCCGCGCCCGGGGACGGGACGCCGTCCGGTTCCCAGGCGTACCACGCACCGGCACCTGAGGTACCGGCGTCCCACGCACCGGCATCCGAGGTACCGGCGTCCCGGACGCCGGCGCCGTTCGACGCGGAGCTGCTCTCGGTCAGGGACAGGCTCATCGAGCTCAGCGGCCGGCGTCCGCTCGACCTCGACGACCCGGGCGACATCGAGGAAGTGGCCGTCCAGGTCTACGAAAAGATCCACAGACGGCTCCGGCGCGAGCTCCTGGTCGACCGCGAACGTGCGGGCAGGCTCGGTGAGGCCGGCTCGTTCGGCTGGGCGAGATAG
- a CDS encoding helix-turn-helix transcriptional regulator, which translates to MYRNPGEYWEPDEYGEPGEQAASGDDAERRLLAADRLCQDSSAFLEALCVLAGEYPPATVARVAAVPAATRISGLLIGLGLVVSVGGPPGSGQIAFARESDYRLVRARLSPTRWRALHRAAAEVLDPRPALAHRARAADRPDPALAAALEEAAFGGRALEDEIGVPSRQLLLWAADLTEDRAERERRVLLAAMHDVYGEEFRNGGLWTRVDALPPSPLRYCALAGRALLEHRLGAAVDHLRAASRALAAGDTHAAPDSDAEPDVKPDAEPDAEPDADHAPSARSRGDRVLSTAAAIDTMEAAVACRTARGKAAVEAATRALDAASGDAVQIRTARRLLQVGRAYADGPHGVLRSLDEGAAAAEANATAPGRRTHIPELCDVGLLLLRGECRVLAGDLEAGARDLEGLARRHDTHPGHPDRLRALERLAIAHFLLGSWQEADSAVDGIDEAAGDTAGRALRAMLSAVRGTGAAPRRGVPASASASASASANGRVPGSAEPDRLTIATYADAVAMLAHGRHADILTAITWLTSDSAGLADAPAKFVPLWLPVYAEAAIEAAASAASEAGLAQLREHAKHSPYLMVTFHRLAGRAAELRCDPTMAKDEYEAGLLAAEGCAQVPPMHRAQLDYAYGRFLCALGQTATGLGRFQRAQDAFASLGAHAFVRNCAQDREAVTRGASPCPDAALTEREATVAGMVASGMTNRQVAEKLLIGVKAVEYHLGKIYRKLGVRTRRELASRWPSRPERRWWSG; encoded by the coding sequence ATGTACCGGAACCCTGGCGAGTACTGGGAACCAGACGAGTACGGGGAACCAGGCGAGCAGGCCGCGTCCGGCGACGACGCCGAACGACGCCTGCTGGCCGCGGACCGCCTCTGCCAGGACAGCAGCGCGTTCCTGGAGGCGCTGTGCGTGCTGGCCGGGGAGTACCCGCCCGCCACGGTGGCCCGCGTTGCCGCGGTTCCGGCGGCCACACGGATCTCCGGCCTGCTGATCGGCCTCGGCCTCGTCGTGTCGGTCGGCGGCCCGCCGGGCTCAGGCCAGATCGCGTTCGCACGGGAGAGCGACTACCGCCTCGTGCGCGCGCGGCTGAGCCCGACGAGATGGCGGGCCCTGCACCGCGCCGCCGCGGAGGTGCTCGATCCGCGTCCGGCGCTGGCCCACCGTGCCCGGGCGGCCGACCGCCCCGACCCGGCGCTGGCCGCCGCCCTGGAGGAAGCCGCCTTCGGCGGACGCGCGCTGGAGGACGAGATCGGCGTGCCGAGCCGGCAACTGCTGCTGTGGGCGGCAGATCTGACCGAAGACCGTGCAGAACGGGAGCGCCGAGTGCTCCTGGCCGCGATGCACGACGTGTACGGCGAGGAGTTCAGGAACGGCGGCCTGTGGACGCGGGTCGATGCCTTGCCCCCTTCGCCGCTGCGGTACTGCGCGCTGGCGGGCCGGGCCTTACTCGAACACCGTCTCGGTGCCGCCGTCGACCACCTGCGAGCGGCGTCCCGCGCCCTAGCCGCCGGGGACACCCATGCGGCCCCGGATTCAGATGCGGAGCCGGATGTGAAACCGGATGCGGAGCCGGATGCGGAGCCGGATGCGGACCATGCGCCTTCCGCGCGGTCGCGCGGAGACCGGGTCCTGTCGACCGCCGCGGCGATCGATACCATGGAGGCCGCCGTGGCGTGCCGCACGGCACGGGGCAAGGCCGCGGTCGAGGCGGCGACCAGGGCGCTGGACGCCGCGAGCGGTGACGCGGTCCAGATCCGCACGGCTCGGCGTCTGCTCCAGGTGGGCCGAGCCTATGCGGATGGCCCGCACGGGGTGCTGCGATCCCTCGACGAAGGCGCGGCTGCCGCCGAGGCGAACGCGACGGCGCCGGGGCGCCGGACTCACATACCGGAGCTCTGCGACGTTGGACTGCTGCTGTTGCGCGGCGAGTGTCGAGTGCTGGCGGGCGATCTGGAAGCGGGCGCCCGTGATCTGGAGGGCCTTGCCCGACGGCACGACACGCACCCCGGGCATCCGGACCGGCTGCGTGCGCTGGAGCGGCTGGCGATCGCGCACTTCCTGCTGGGAAGCTGGCAGGAGGCTGATTCCGCAGTGGACGGCATCGACGAAGCCGCCGGCGATACGGCGGGGCGAGCACTGCGGGCCATGCTCTCGGCCGTTCGCGGAACGGGCGCCGCGCCGCGGCGCGGAGTGCCGGCGTCGGCATCGGCATCGGCATCGGCATCGGCGAACGGGAGGGTGCCTGGCTCGGCGGAACCCGACCGCCTCACCATCGCCACGTATGCGGACGCCGTCGCCATGCTGGCGCACGGTCGCCACGCGGACATCCTGACCGCGATCACCTGGCTGACCTCCGACTCCGCCGGATTGGCGGACGCGCCGGCCAAGTTCGTCCCGCTGTGGCTGCCGGTGTATGCGGAAGCGGCGATCGAGGCCGCGGCGAGCGCCGCGTCCGAGGCGGGCCTGGCACAGCTGCGCGAACACGCGAAGCACAGCCCGTACCTGATGGTCACCTTCCATCGGCTCGCGGGTCGGGCGGCCGAGCTCCGGTGCGACCCGACTATGGCCAAAGACGAGTACGAGGCGGGCTTGCTGGCCGCGGAGGGCTGCGCACAGGTGCCGCCCATGCACCGCGCGCAACTGGACTACGCGTACGGTCGGTTCCTGTGCGCCCTCGGTCAGACGGCGACCGGCCTCGGACGGTTCCAGCGGGCACAGGACGCCTTCGCTTCGCTCGGCGCCCACGCCTTCGTCCGGAACTGCGCCCAAGACCGGGAGGCCGTCACCCGAGGAGCGTCGCCATGCCCCGACGCCGCCTTGACAGAACGTGAGGCGACGGTGGCCGGGATGGTCGCATCCGGGATGACGAACCGCCAGGTCGCTGAGAAGCTGCTGATCGGCGTGAAGGCGGTGGAATACCACCTGGGAAAGATCTACCGGAAACTCGGAGTCCGCACGCGCAGGGAACTCGCGAGCAGATGGCCGAGCCGTCCTGAACGTCGCTGGTGGAGCGGATGA
- a CDS encoding phage tail protein: protein MAIAGGNPTVMSASTFVIQVDGLKVATFSELSGINTEVESVEYISSGTEGVLHTKQFGKTKPPTVTLKRGLDTETYMWLWHQAVLQGDPLARKTCSLQMFGASSSPKSGQPIITYLLENAWPSKLEIGGMKAGATEIVTETVVLHCDQILMQPAG from the coding sequence ATGGCCATCGCCGGCGGCAACCCTACGGTGATGAGCGCGTCGACCTTCGTGATCCAGGTGGACGGGCTCAAGGTCGCCACGTTCAGCGAACTCTCCGGGATCAACACCGAGGTCGAATCGGTCGAGTACATCTCCAGCGGTACCGAGGGAGTCCTGCACACGAAGCAGTTCGGCAAGACCAAGCCGCCGACGGTCACGCTCAAGCGCGGCCTCGATACGGAGACGTACATGTGGCTCTGGCACCAGGCGGTGCTGCAAGGCGATCCCCTGGCCCGCAAGACCTGCTCGCTGCAGATGTTCGGGGCGTCCTCGTCCCCGAAGTCGGGTCAGCCGATCATCACCTACCTCCTTGAGAACGCCTGGCCGTCGAAGCTGGAGATCGGCGGGATGAAGGCCGGAGCGACCGAAATCGTGACCGAGACCGTGGTGCTGCACTGCGACCAGATCCTGATGCAGCCGGCCGGATGA
- a CDS encoding NUDIX hydrolase, whose product MQWTKQNERTVYENRWFSVNLADVELPDGRHLDHFLIRLRPVAVATVVNAANEVLLLWRHRFITDSWGWELAAGVVEDGEDVARAAARELEEETGWRPGPLHHLLSVEPSNGLTDAVHHIYWSDEGEYVGHPVDDFESERREWVPLKVVPDLVARGEVPAANMAAALLLLHHLRLAGDESRP is encoded by the coding sequence GTGCAGTGGACGAAGCAGAACGAACGAACTGTGTATGAAAACCGCTGGTTCAGCGTCAACCTGGCAGATGTGGAGCTGCCCGACGGCCGGCATCTCGACCACTTCCTCATACGGCTGAGGCCCGTCGCGGTGGCGACGGTCGTGAACGCGGCCAACGAGGTGCTCCTGCTGTGGCGCCACCGCTTCATCACCGACAGCTGGGGGTGGGAACTCGCGGCGGGCGTCGTCGAGGACGGCGAGGACGTCGCCCGCGCGGCCGCAAGGGAACTCGAGGAGGAGACCGGCTGGCGACCGGGGCCGCTGCACCACCTGCTGAGCGTGGAGCCGTCCAACGGGCTCACCGACGCCGTCCACCACATCTACTGGTCGGACGAGGGCGAGTACGTGGGACACCCGGTGGACGACTTCGAGTCGGAGCGCCGGGAGTGGGTCCCCCTCAAGGTCGTTCCCGACCTGGTCGCCCGGGGAGAGGTCCCGGCCGCCAACATGGCCGCCGCGTTGCTGCTGCTGCACCACCTGAGGCTCGCCGGAGACGAGAGCAGGCCCTAG
- a CDS encoding phage tail protein: protein MAQTFPPAPTSRPLSTVASAPIFVVSSNIQITGGYQLQNMAFQELGGISSEIGIEQYVSVDTAGFINHTKQFGQTRPPTVTLKRGLDNSLALWAWHQMALSGNPAARAQYLSLDIYGGGLAGMKDREPLMSYTLVNAWCAKINISSARAGEGVVTEDVTIACDVITQGDGG, encoded by the coding sequence GTGGCACAGACCTTCCCACCCGCGCCGACCTCGCGACCGTTGTCCACCGTCGCGTCCGCACCGATCTTCGTGGTCTCCTCGAACATCCAGATCACCGGTGGATACCAGCTGCAGAACATGGCGTTCCAGGAGCTCGGCGGCATCAGCAGCGAGATCGGCATCGAGCAGTACGTCTCGGTGGACACGGCCGGGTTCATCAACCACACCAAGCAGTTCGGCCAGACCAGGCCGCCGACGGTCACGCTCAAGCGCGGCCTGGACAACAGTCTGGCGCTCTGGGCGTGGCACCAGATGGCCCTCAGCGGCAATCCCGCGGCCCGCGCCCAGTATCTGAGTCTGGACATCTACGGCGGCGGGCTCGCCGGGATGAAGGACCGGGAGCCGTTGATGAGCTACACGCTCGTCAACGCCTGGTGCGCGAAGATCAACATCTCCTCGGCCAGGGCCGGGGAGGGCGTCGTCACCGAGGACGTCACCATCGCCTGCGACGTGATCACGCAGGGCGACGGCGGGTGA
- a CDS encoding phage tail sheath family protein, producing MPTYHSPGVYVEEVSSGSRPIEGVGSALCAFVGFTERGISNQPTLVTNWTQYTKAFGGFVEGAHLPQSVYGYFLNGGGAAYVVRVGATDTHDEEQASANGGADGSAAALGSVARGEVPAAGDGGRPALQARALAPGEVGNELSVEVADASEPGEELFKLVVRREDREAEVFDNLSLRRGPRNAATVVKESSQLIALDEVKGASTLVPAKGALVALSGGASSSAAVVPQGPSPAPRITPADYVGDTADRTGFAGLEAIEDVSMLCVPDLMAAYQHGAVDLDGVKAVQLAMIAHCELMADRVAILDPPPGLGAQQVRDWRMDVAGYDSKYAALYWPWFKVVDPVKGSPVLIPPSGYIAGVWARSDETRGVHKAPANEVVRGVIDLETNITRGEHDRLNPVAVNCIRSFPGQGIRVWGARTLSSDPEWRYLNVRRLFNFVEKSILDGTNWVVFEPNDRFLWGSVRRTITMFLRRVWRSGALFGRTPEEAFFVKCDEENNPPENRDAGILTVDIGIAPVKPAEFIVFRVSQYAQGAALEE from the coding sequence GTGCCTACCTACCATTCCCCCGGCGTCTACGTGGAGGAGGTCTCCTCGGGCTCGCGGCCCATCGAGGGCGTGGGCTCCGCGTTGTGCGCCTTCGTGGGGTTCACCGAGCGAGGGATCTCCAACCAGCCGACGCTCGTGACCAACTGGACGCAGTACACCAAGGCTTTCGGTGGCTTCGTCGAGGGTGCGCATCTTCCGCAGTCGGTCTACGGGTACTTCCTGAACGGGGGCGGGGCCGCGTACGTCGTGCGTGTCGGTGCCACCGACACGCACGACGAGGAGCAGGCGTCCGCGAACGGCGGAGCAGACGGGAGCGCGGCGGCGCTCGGCTCCGTCGCGCGGGGTGAAGTGCCCGCGGCGGGAGACGGCGGGCGTCCGGCCCTCCAGGCCAGGGCGCTGGCCCCCGGGGAAGTGGGCAACGAGCTGAGCGTGGAGGTCGCCGACGCGAGCGAACCCGGCGAGGAACTGTTCAAGCTGGTCGTCCGCCGGGAAGACCGCGAGGCAGAGGTCTTCGACAACCTCTCACTGCGGCGCGGACCGCGGAACGCCGCCACGGTCGTCAAGGAGTCCTCGCAGCTCATCGCCCTGGACGAGGTCAAGGGCGCGTCGACGCTGGTACCGGCGAAGGGCGCGCTGGTCGCGCTGAGCGGAGGGGCGTCCTCGTCGGCGGCCGTCGTGCCGCAGGGGCCGTCGCCGGCCCCTCGGATCACCCCGGCCGACTATGTCGGGGACACCGCCGACCGCACCGGATTCGCCGGGCTCGAGGCGATCGAGGACGTCAGCATGCTCTGCGTCCCCGACCTGATGGCCGCCTATCAGCACGGGGCCGTGGACCTCGACGGGGTCAAGGCCGTGCAACTCGCCATGATCGCGCACTGCGAGCTGATGGCGGACCGGGTGGCGATCCTCGACCCGCCGCCGGGGCTCGGCGCCCAGCAGGTCAGGGACTGGCGGATGGACGTCGCCGGATACGACTCCAAGTACGCGGCCCTGTACTGGCCCTGGTTCAAGGTCGTGGACCCCGTCAAGGGCAGTCCGGTGCTCATCCCTCCCAGCGGCTACATCGCCGGGGTGTGGGCGCGCAGCGACGAGACCCGCGGCGTGCACAAGGCCCCGGCGAACGAGGTGGTCCGTGGCGTGATCGACCTGGAGACCAACATCACCCGGGGCGAGCACGACCGGCTCAACCCGGTGGCCGTCAACTGCATCCGCTCCTTCCCCGGTCAGGGCATCCGGGTGTGGGGCGCGCGGACGCTCTCCAGCGACCCCGAGTGGCGCTACCTGAACGTGCGCAGGCTGTTCAACTTCGTGGAGAAGTCCATCCTCGACGGCACCAACTGGGTCGTGTTCGAGCCCAACGACCGCTTCCTGTGGGGTTCGGTACGCCGCACCATCACGATGTTCCTGCGCCGGGTCTGGCGCAGCGGGGCGCTGTTCGGACGTACCCCGGAGGAGGCGTTCTTCGTCAAGTGCGACGAGGAGAACAACCCCCCGGAGAACCGGGACGCCGGGATCCTCACCGTCGACATCGGGATCGCCCCGGTCAAGCCGGCGGAGTTCATCGTCTTCCGGGTCTCGCAGTACGCGCAGGGCGCGGCCCTGGAGGAGTGA